TCTCGTCACCGCAGGGATTTTTACTCTTTGTGGTGATCGCAATATTGATCAGTTGGGCGCTGTTGCCGATCACCATGACCCGCCGCGTTCAGCCCAGGATTTCCGAGCGTCCTAAAAGCAGCCTGCGGGCGTTGCTGGGCTTTGCGCCACTGGCCGTCGCTTCTGCTGCCTTATCGGGGCTGGCCATGGGGGCGTTCTGGTCAATGACCCCGGTGTACGCCACTCAGCTCGGGTTTGATATTGGCGGCGTGGGGCTGGTAATGAGCGTGGCAATTATTGGCGGCGCGCTGCTGCAGATCCCCATCGGGCGCTTCTCTGATAAACATGACCGCCCGAGGGTCATGACCTGGGTGGTCTTGTTCGCGGCGCTGGTCGCTGCGGCCATGCCCTTTGCGCCCAGCCGAGAGGTGCTGCTGGGGCTGTATTTTATCTGGGGTGGTTTGGCGTTCTCGCTCTACCCGTTGGCGGTGGCGCAGTTGATTGACCAGTTGCACCAGGATGAAATTGTCTCCGGTTCGGCGGATATGTTGGTGATGCACGGGGCCGGGTGCGCGGTTGCGCCGATTGCCGCGGGGTCACTGATGACAGCCGTCGGTGGTCATGGTCTGCCGATCTACATTGCCTGTGTGTTTATCCTGCTATGGGGTTACGCCATTTACCGTCGTCGCCGCGTAACGGCGCTGGTGACCCACACGGCGCATTTTGAGCCGATGGTTCAAAGTAGTGCAGAGGCACTGGAATTGATCGTTGATGATACCCAGGGCGATCTCTTCGATGACCCCAGCTTCTATGAGGAGCACGAGCGTGAGCGTCTAAAGAAGGTTTTATTGTCGTCCAAAGCCTGAAGCAGATTCAGGTATAGGCAAGTAAAAAAACACCTGCCAACAACGGCTGGCAGGTGCAC
This window of the Halomonas sp. SH5A2 genome carries:
- a CDS encoding MFS transporter; translation: MRSLAMLKPVKSILCSVALLLLGNGLLNTLLTLRGTGEGFSSAVLGMIMSGYFVGFICGTWVSGRLIRRMGHIRTFGFCASICASVALLHLVFINPWVWLPLRVAYGLSFITLITVIESWLNSQAASQERGRIFAVYMVVNLGALATAQQLLRLSSPQGFLLFVVIAILISWALLPITMTRRVQPRISERPKSSLRALLGFAPLAVASAALSGLAMGAFWSMTPVYATQLGFDIGGVGLVMSVAIIGGALLQIPIGRFSDKHDRPRVMTWVVLFAALVAAAMPFAPSREVLLGLYFIWGGLAFSLYPLAVAQLIDQLHQDEIVSGSADMLVMHGAGCAVAPIAAGSLMTAVGGHGLPIYIACVFILLWGYAIYRRRRVTALVTHTAHFEPMVQSSAEALELIVDDTQGDLFDDPSFYEEHERERLKKVLLSSKA